Part of the Drosophila pseudoobscura strain MV-25-SWS-2005 chromosome 2, UCI_Dpse_MV25, whole genome shotgun sequence genome, GGCTCCGCGCATAGACCCAAGTAGGAATGCTCCACTTTCTGGTCCGTTTCCTGGTCTGTAGCTTAATCtggtttaattttgttgtagATTGTCGTGGAATCCACTTTTGCAACAGCCCATACCCAGTGCCCATGGGAGCAGCACAAGCACCAGCACAAGTGGCAGCTCTTGTCCCTACGCCAGGGAGTTCCAGCTGCTGCAAGAGCGCAAGCGCCTCTCCACCTGGGGCATCACATGCTACGAGCTGCACAAGCCCTCCGGCAAGCTCGTGTTTCCCTGCTTCAACGATCTGTATCAGTGTCTGGACACGGGCTACAATGTAAGCAGCATCAATGAATCTCTTTCCAATCTCTAACATCCTCCAACCCCCCGACTAGTCTGGCCTGCTGTTTCCCACACAGCTACGCACCTGCCCGCAGTGGACCGCTTTGGATCCGCAGATTTGTCCACAAAACTCTGACATGATTGCGTACATCAGTGACTGCGACCTCTTTGTCACCCACACGCTCAGCGGGCACGAGAAGCGTCTCACGTACACAAGCTGCGGCCGCCACTCCTACCCAGACGATGCGCTGAGTGCCGGAGTTCCTTCGTATGTGATGCAAGAAGAGTTTAGCCGCTATCAGGGCTTCTGGTGGCAGCCGCACTCTGACGATGGCATCTACCGCATTGTGTACGAGGAGGTGGACGAAACGGAGGTCTCCCTGTACACGTTTCCCTCGTCGACGGCCGTCCATGGCCGGGTGGATGAGTATCGTTTCCCACGCAGTGGCAGCACCAATGCCAAGTCCAAGCTCAAGCTCGTTCAGTTCGTACTGAACGAGTCGCTGCAGATCAGCGAGATTTGCATCAAGGACCTGCCCTACTCCCTACTGGCCGTCTTCAGTTGGCTGGAGTACATTGTCCGCGTCGGTTGGACACCAGACGCCAACTAGTGAGTAGATTTGGATAATCCTAGGGCACTCATCCTTCACTTTTTATTCGCCTACAGCGTTTGGGTCCAGGGACTGGACAGGAAGCAGCAGAGGCTTGACCTGTTCCTCATACCGCTGGACAACTTCTGCGAGTCGTACAGCAGCCAGGTGTCCACGCCGACAGACTCCATTGGGGACCACAGCTGGCGCAGCCTCTACAGTCGCACCATCACGCCGCTGCAGGTGATCTACACGGAGCAATCGGAGAGCTGGATCAATGTCCACGACATGCTGTGCATCCTCGACGTCAGCGACACTAGTGTCACTTATGTGTGGGCCTCCGAGGAGACTGGCTTCCGGCATCTGtatctcgtcacatccagtCTGGTTCTGACCAATGCCAATGGCCAGTCCGATGCTGGCACACCTgctccccagcagcagcagcagccacagcccagCTTTGTTGAGCAGTCTGCCCTCCAGCCGCGCATCATCAACAAGGTGGCGCTAACCAGCGGTGAATGGGAGGTGCTGGCCAGGAATATCTGGGTGGATAAGCCAAATCAATTGGTCTACTTTGTGGGTCTGCGCGACACCCCCCTGGAGAAGCATCTCTATGTAGTCAGTCTGCAGAGACCCGAGCACATACGCCTGCTGACCGAACCGGGGTACTCGTACCTCGTAGAATTTGATGATGTACGTCTCATGATCTCTCGTAGTTCCTGGTTCCTTTTGTCTCGTTCTAATATCTTGCTTTGTTTTGCCATTCGTCCCCCATAGGAATGCtcgctgatgctgctggtcTATTGTAACATCCAGAGATTGCCCAGCTGCAAGGTGATGCGGGTTAACCAGACCTGCCAGAACGGCGGCGTCAACGGCATACAGATCTCGCTGATGGGATACCTGCACGAGGGCGGCAAGCCGGAGCCACAATATTGCCCGAAGATCTTTCGGCCGCAGTTGCCATCGGGTGACATCGTCTATGCCATGGTCTATAAGCCCCACAACTTCGAGATGGGCGTCAAGTATCCCACGGTGCTCAATGTCTACGGTGGGCCTGAAGTGCAGACCGTGAACAATACCTTCAAGGTGGGTTCCTTGGCTGCCGTATTGCCGTATTAAATTTTTGATGTATTTGAAATTCTGTGTGTCTGGCAGGGAAAGCATCAGCTGCGTATGCACATGCTGGCCGCTCAGGGATACTGCGTGATCTGTATTGACTCGCGCGGGTCTCGCCACCGTGGCAAGCGCTTCGAAAGCCACATACGCGGCCGGATGGGACAGGTGGAGCTCACCGATCAGGTCGATGCCTTGCGCATCCTGGCCGACCAGCTGGGCTACATCGACATGGAGCGTGTGGCCATCCACGGCTGGTCCTACGGTAAGTTGCTGTTTTATCTACTGAATTTAGTCGAATGGCATGGCTGCAATGTCTGTAATGATTTCTTTGTGGTGATTTGTGGTGCTTTCAGGTGGATACCTCAGCCTGATGGGCCTGGTGCAATTTCCGCAAATCTTCAAAGTTGCCATTGCCGGGGCGCCGGTTACCAATTGGGAGTATTACGATACGGGCT contains:
- the LOC4802725 gene encoding dipeptidyl peptidase 9, encoding METTGSRSQTAQQQRTRLASSPSPPLNVNLGGGPNANSTSTLMGIETDPLPHGRNNNNSGHHRSHSITNAAATSFVNLLDGFTSRVSTAVSVAGGTSSMSLMDRSSQSAASTPGSTHSIASLTSMGSLGTTANAFYSSIGSALNSITSPIQAAAAAATATTTEVVVAAASVITNHLSSPTSGTPPHGLGGDDDEDCDDCEEDEDDAVDNDGHIAAPTPSKSWAENKIIVQEMRKKLSTLSSMVPTNVQFRHLSDGRARCYFVGSPPQNWETTLLFADINMQQQDEQQLVIQRLDGDSNVGIPTTAAGSPTGGSSQPTFHFGSAHRPKLSWNPLLQQPIPSAHGSSTSTSTSGSSCPYAREFQLLQERKRLSTWGITCYELHKPSGKLVFPCFNDLYQCLDTGYNSGLLFPTQLRTCPQWTALDPQICPQNSDMIAYISDCDLFVTHTLSGHEKRLTYTSCGRHSYPDDALSAGVPSYVMQEEFSRYQGFWWQPHSDDGIYRIVYEEVDETEVSLYTFPSSTAVHGRVDEYRFPRSGSTNAKSKLKLVQFVLNESLQISEICIKDLPYSLLAVFSWLEYIVRVGWTPDANYVWVQGLDRKQQRLDLFLIPLDNFCESYSSQVSTPTDSIGDHSWRSLYSRTITPLQVIYTEQSESWINVHDMLCILDVSDTSVTYVWASEETGFRHLYLVTSSLVLTNANGQSDAGTPAPQQQQQPQPSFVEQSALQPRIINKVALTSGEWEVLARNIWVDKPNQLVYFVGLRDTPLEKHLYVVSLQRPEHIRLLTEPGYSYLVEFDDECSLMLLVYCNIQRLPSCKVMRVNQTCQNGGVNGIQISLMGYLHEGGKPEPQYCPKIFRPQLPSGDIVYAMVYKPHNFEMGVKYPTVLNVYGGPEVQTVNNTFKGKHQLRMHMLAAQGYCVICIDSRGSRHRGKRFESHIRGRMGQVELTDQVDALRILADQLGYIDMERVAIHGWSYGGYLSLMGLVQFPQIFKVAIAGAPVTNWEYYDTGYTERYMDLPHHNEAGYSAGSVLNYVNSFPEEDNRLLLIHGLIDENVHFYHTSRLISALNKANKPYDLHVFPEERHSLRNLESNKNYETKLLSFLQNL